Part of the Longimicrobium sp. genome is shown below.
TGGCGCGGCACCTCCTCCCTTTCCTCCGCGCGCGGCCGGGCGAGGCAGGCCAGGGCCAGGAGGAGCGGGTACTCGTAGATGCGGGTGAAGATGACGGGCGCCAGCAGCACGTTGAAGATGCCACCCAGCACCCCGCCCACCGAGATCCACAGGTAGAACTCCGTCAGCTTGCTCGCGGGCGGGCGGCGGCGCGACAGCTCGCCGTGGCACACCATCGCGGTTACGAAGAGCGCGCCCAGGTGGACGGGCAGCGCCACCGACGGCTCGCGCAGCCACCCTTCCAGCAGCATCATGACCGCCGCGGCCAAGAGCGGCGGCTGCATCCACAGCATCCAGCTGTGAGGCACGAGGGTACGCGGCGCGAAGACCAGGGTGAAGCTGAGGAGGTACAGCGCCAGCGGGATCACCCAGAGGAGCGGGATCGGCGTGAGGTCAGTGGTGATGTACGTGGTGACGCCCAGCAGCATGCTCGAAGGCACGAAGGCGAGCCCCACCCAGAGCGCCCGCTCCCGTCCGGCGATGGGCGCGGCGGGCTCGGCGGCCGCTTCCCCGCCCCGCGCGCGCCACACGGCCAGCGCGCACCCGCCCAGCAGGATCGCCAGCGCGCCGTAGCCCAGCGTCCAGGCGTGGCTCTGCGCAGCCAGGCGGAGGTTGGGCTCCACGAAGACGGGGTAGCCGAGGAGCGCCAGCATGCTCCCCAGGTTGCTGGCGGCGTAGAGCCAGTACGGGTTGGCCGCGCCGGGATGGCCCGTTTCCGAGAACCAGCGCTGGAGGATGGGGCCCGTGCCGGACAGCACGAAGAACGGGAGCCCGACGGTGGTCGCCATCAGCAGGAGGAGCCAGGGGATGGGCGACCCGCCCCCCGTCGGCGCGGCGCCGGCCACGGACACCGGCAGCACCATCGCCGCGGCGGCCATCAGCCCCAGGTGCAGCGTGGCCTGCGCGCGCGGACGCAGCCAGCGCGTGGTGAGGTGCGCGTACAGGTAGCCGCCCAGGAGAGCGGCCTGAAAGAAGAGCATGCACGTGTTCCACACCGCCGGCGACCCGCCCAGCAGCGGGAGCACCATGCGGCTGAATACCGGCTGCACTAGGAAGAGCAGGAACGCGCTGCAGAACACCGCGCACGCATACGCGGCGAGGATGACCGCCGGGGCGGCGCGGCGTGCGGGCGGGTGCTGTGCTATGGGGTGCGTGATGGTGCTCAACAGCGGGTTGCGCGAGGGTCGTGTGATCCGGCAGCCGTGCCGGGGTGAGGGGAATGGATGGGAGATGGGCCTTGGGCGCAAGCGGGGGGATGTGTCGGGATGCTCCGGAGCTGGTTCCGGCGGTTGAAACCGCTGCAACAACCGCGGGAAACCTGCCTTCGCAGGTTTGGGCGCGGGCGGGACCGGCGCCCGCATGGAACCACGCGAAGACGGCTGAAGCCGTCTGGTGAGCGCGAGATTTGACCCCGAGTCCGCGCAGGCGGACTTTGTGCTGTTGTTGCCGCGAGTTCACTCGCCACCATCCACCACCCCCAATTATCCGAGCCATGCGCATCCTCCTCCCCGCCCTTGCCTGCTTGCTCGCGGCGCCGTGCGTGGCGCAGCGCGGCGCTCCGTTGCGCGTGGACACGGTGCAGCAGGGGGCGGCGCGGGTGCAGCTGGTGCGCGTGGACCTGCGGCGCGCGGAGGTGCGGATGCTGTGGAAGGATCCGTCCGGCGCGCCGTTCAGGTCGCCGGCGGCGGTGGAACGGTGGGCGCGGGGGGCGGGGCTGCGGCTGCTGGCGGTGAGCAACGCGGGGATCTTTGACAAGGATCGCACGCCCACCGGCCTGCACGTGGAACGCGGCCAGACGCTGGACCCGCTGAACACGCGCTCTGGGGCCGGCAACTTCTACCTGAAGCCCAACGCCGTCTTCGCCATCCTGAGCGACGGCACCGCGCGCATCGTCGCCACCGAGCGAGCCGGCGCGCTCCGCGAGCGCATGCGCGAGGCGACGCAGTCGGGGCCGGCGCTGGTGCTGGGCGGGCGCATCCATCCCAAGTTCTCGCCCCTGCCCGGCGGCACCCCGCTCAACCGCAGCGCCGTCGCGGTGTGCGGGCCGCACGAGGTGGTGCTGGCGCACACGGTGGGCGGCAGGGGGATCACGCTGTACGAGCTCGCCCGCGTCCTGCGCGACCGGGCGGGGTGCGCCGACGCGCTCTTCCTGGACGGCAACGAGACCGCCATGCTCCAGGTGGGCGGCGGCGCGGCGCGGACCAATGTGGAGTTCGTGGGCTTCATCGGGGTCTTCGCGCGCTGACGGGCGAGAGCAACGAGCGGGCACGCCTCCTCTACCGGCTGGGGCGCTACGCGCAGGCGCGCGAAGAGCTTGCCCGCTCCCTCGCCGCGGACCCGGAGGACGCCTACGCGCATGCCCTCCTGGCCCTCTGCCATACGGAGGAGAAGCAGTGGGATGCGGCGCTGAGCGCGGCGAAGGCGGCCGTCGCCGGGGACGCGGAGGCGCCGTTCAGCCACTACGCGCTGGCGTTCGTGCTGAAGTCGCGCGGCTCGGCGAACGAGGCGGCCGGGGCGGCGCTGGAATCGATCCGCGTGGACCCCGGCTACATCCACGGCTGGCACCTCCTGGGGCAGATCCGGCTGGACCAGCGGGATTGGAAGGAGGCGGTCCGCTGCGCGCGGCAGGGGCTCACCATCGTGCCGGACGACGAGGGGTGCAACACGGTGCTGGCGGCGGCGCTCATCGAGATGGGGTACCACGGCGAGGCGGCGGAGGTCTCAGCCCGCCTCCTGGCCGCGCACCCGGAGAGCGCGACGGCGCACGCCATCGAGGGGTGGCGGCTCTATCACCTGCGGCAGCTCGCAGCCTCGCGCGCCGCGTTTCGCGAATCGCTGCGGCTGGACCCATCCCAGTCCAACACCCACGGCGGGCTGCGCAAGGCCATCGACCACGACACGGCGTTCATGCGCCTCTTCCGCCGGGTCGACGAGCCGCTGACCCGCCGCGCCGCCCGGCTCCCCCGCTGGCTCCGCGGCGCCGCCCTGATGCTCATCGCCGGATTCGAGTTCGTCCTCGCGTGGATGCTGCTGCTGGTCTGCGGGATCGCGCTCGGGGTGCTGATGGAATGGCTCGGCGGGCGTCCGTGAGCAGGCCCCCTCCTCCGGCGACCAGCCAGGGGAGGGGGGCGCTTCGCTACCGCCGGCCGTGGCGCGGAAGGCGGGGGGAGACGTCCACGAAAGTGTCGGCAACGCGGGGGTCGCGCATGACCTCCTGGTACGCCTGCAGGACCTGGGGGAGGGTGTTCACCCGCCAGTCCGTCTCCTTTTGCATGTGGAACCAGATGCCGCCCACGATCTTGGGGTGGTCGATCATCTGTCGGTAGGCGTCGCGGATCCACCCGCCGCGGCGCAGCTCCACCGGATCCTTCTCGGCCGCGAGCTCGCCCATGAGGATGGGCTTGTTGGGGTGGCGGCGCACCATCTCCGGGAGCGCGAAGTCCGCTTCGGGGCCGCTGAACAGCTCCGCGAACGGCATCCACCGCTTGAACCAGACGGACGGGCCGTTGAAGCCGTGGAAGCCCACGTAGTCCACGTACTCGTCGCCCGGATAGTAGCGCCCCCACCAGTTCCAGTGCGCGGGGCCGGGGGCGCCGCCCAGCACGGGGTTGCCGGTGTTCGGGTTGAAGACCCAGCGCACGTTGGTGGCGCCCTCCCGCGCGAACAGGTCCACCAGCCGCCGCCAGGCATCGGCGTACTTGGCGGGCGCGCTGGCGGCGAGGCCGTTGTCCACCCCCTGCCAGCGGTATCCCCAGCGGCCGTTCATCTCCCATCCCGGCTCGATCAGCACCAGCGCGCCGAACCCCCTCAGGTCGCGTGCGATCTTGCGCAGCTCGTCGTCCGCGCTGCCCGCGAGGATGGCGGCGAGGACGCTGTCGGTGGGGACTTCCGAGGTCCAGGCGGGGGCGAGCGCGATGTAGTTGGTGGAGCCCTCGCGCTGCACCTTGCGGATGAGCCGCCCCGCCCAGCCGCGGGCGGAGAAGTCCGCGTTGAAGGCGTGGAAGGTCTTCACCAGCGCCGGCCGCTTCCCCACCATCGCGGTGAAGCGGCGGATGGAGACGTCGATCACCTCCACCTTGCTCTCCGCGTCGCCCAGGAAGACGCCGGAGAAGAAGGGGCGGCCGCCGCGGGCAAAGACCGGCCCCGGCAGCGACGCCGCGTCGGGCGTCATCCCCCGCACCTCGGGGGCGTTGCGGGCCGCCTCGCGCACGGCGTCGCGGGCGCCGCCGCGGCCGTTGGCGAACCCCGCGCGCGCCTGGGCGGATGCGGGCGCCACCAGCGCCAGGACGATCGGAACGGTCAGGTACAGCCTGCTGATCTTGTGCACGATGCTACTGGTACGGGTTCGCGGGACTCCCCGGGTTGGGCTCCGGGACCATCATCATCGATTGGATCCTCCACACACCATCCTTTTGCCGCTCCCAGACCCAGGCATAGCTCCCCAGGTCCTCCATGAACCGCCCGCGGCCGTCAGGGCGGTGGATCAGGTGGCGGTAGCGGCCCGTCACGTAGAACATCCCGCGCGACGCGCCCGCCGTGAGCCGCATGTTGTCGATCTGCCCGAAGCCGAGCATGCGCTGGAACCAGGCGAGGATCTCCTGCCGCCCCCGAAAGATCTCGCCGAAGCGCGCCAGCAGCACCGCGTCTTCCGCGATGTACTGCGCCAGCCCGCTGACGTCGGGCGCGGGCTTCCCCCAGCGCTCCCGGTCGCGCAGGACCATGTGGAAGTCGTGGATGGCGGTGCTGTCGCCCGCCACCGCCGTGGCGTCCGTATTGGGGCTCACCGCCACGCGCACGTAGCTCTCCTGCGCCCGCGCGGGCGACGCGGCGAGCACGCACGCGAGCACTACAAGACGCCAGTATTGGCCTGACATGGTCTATCCGCGGGGTTGTCGTTTTGCGAAGCGGCCTCGTGCATGGCGAACATCGTGCCTCCGCGACGGGACACGTGTAGCTGAAACCCGCGAGGCACCGCCCTTGCCCCGGCGCACCGTCCGGCGCCGAGAGGGCGCCCTTCCATTCAGCCCTACAGATCCGTCGAATGCAGCAGCCGTCCAGCCTCCATGACCTCGCCGCCGCGGCCGGGATCGTCCCCAGCTACGTGGACCAGTCCGGCACCGAGACCCGCACCACCTCGGACAGCACGCGCGTGGCGCTCCTTCGCGCGATGGGGATCGATGCCTCCACCGCCGCCCACGCCGAATCCGCGCTGGACGAATGGGAGCGCCGCGACCGCTCGCG
Proteins encoded:
- a CDS encoding fused MFS/spermidine synthase — protein: MSTITHPIAQHPPARRAAPAVILAAYACAVFCSAFLLFLVQPVFSRMVLPLLGGSPAVWNTCMLFFQAALLGGYLYAHLTTRWLRPRAQATLHLGLMAAAAMVLPVSVAGAAPTGGGSPIPWLLLLMATTVGLPFFVLSGTGPILQRWFSETGHPGAANPYWLYAASNLGSMLALLGYPVFVEPNLRLAAQSHAWTLGYGALAILLGGCALAVWRARGGEAAAEPAAPIAGRERALWVGLAFVPSSMLLGVTTYITTDLTPIPLLWVIPLALYLLSFTLVFAPRTLVPHSWMLWMQPPLLAAAVMMLLEGWLREPSVALPVHLGALFVTAMVCHGELSRRRPPASKLTEFYLWISVGGVLGGIFNVLLAPVIFTRIYEYPLLLALACLARPRAEEREEVPRHLLYALQALAYGGALLYLANTENPLLPGIAIVALAAAVISLMTVGLARAPGWLALCLGGLLLSQVRAEVMSPNTLATRRTFFGHYRVYVNGIGGGYTVLGHGSTLHGAQSLTQELTGEPLTYYVRNGPLGDIFATNPVGMRGVRVAVVGLGTGTTAAYAQKGEEWTFYEIDPGIVEIARNRHYFTYLHNAEAPIRIVLGDARLSLAKAPRGAYDLILLDAFSSDAVPVHLLTREALGTYLERLAPGGRIAYHVSNRYLDLESVIGELARERGLAITVGSGPKSKPREYQQSSTWVVVARRQRDLFGLDNPPRWRAPKLRPGARPWTDDYSSVLSVFRG
- a CDS encoding phosphodiester glycosidase family protein is translated as MRILLPALACLLAAPCVAQRGAPLRVDTVQQGAARVQLVRVDLRRAEVRMLWKDPSGAPFRSPAAVERWARGAGLRLLAVSNAGIFDKDRTPTGLHVERGQTLDPLNTRSGAGNFYLKPNAVFAILSDGTARIVATERAGALRERMREATQSGPALVLGGRIHPKFSPLPGGTPLNRSAVAVCGPHEVVLAHTVGGRGITLYELARVLRDRAGCADALFLDGNETAMLQVGGGAARTNVEFVGFIGVFAR
- a CDS encoding tetratricopeptide repeat protein — its product is MRRRALPGRQRDRHAPGGRRRGADQCGVRGLHRGLRALTGESNERARLLYRLGRYAQAREELARSLAADPEDAYAHALLALCHTEEKQWDAALSAAKAAVAGDAEAPFSHYALAFVLKSRGSANEAAGAALESIRVDPGYIHGWHLLGQIRLDQRDWKEAVRCARQGLTIVPDDEGCNTVLAAALIEMGYHGEAAEVSARLLAAHPESATAHAIEGWRLYHLRQLAASRAAFRESLRLDPSQSNTHGGLRKAIDHDTAFMRLFRRVDEPLTRRAARLPRWLRGAALMLIAGFEFVLAWMLLLVCGIALGVLMEWLGGRP
- a CDS encoding glycosyl hydrolase, coding for MHKISRLYLTVPIVLALVAPASAQARAGFANGRGGARDAVREAARNAPEVRGMTPDAASLPGPVFARGGRPFFSGVFLGDAESKVEVIDVSIRRFTAMVGKRPALVKTFHAFNADFSARGWAGRLIRKVQREGSTNYIALAPAWTSEVPTDSVLAAILAGSADDELRKIARDLRGFGALVLIEPGWEMNGRWGYRWQGVDNGLAASAPAKYADAWRRLVDLFAREGATNVRWVFNPNTGNPVLGGAPGPAHWNWWGRYYPGDEYVDYVGFHGFNGPSVWFKRWMPFAELFSGPEADFALPEMVRRHPNKPILMGELAAEKDPVELRRGGWIRDAYRQMIDHPKIVGGIWFHMQKETDWRVNTLPQVLQAYQEVMRDPRVADTFVDVSPRLPRHGRR
- a CDS encoding nuclear transport factor 2 family protein, which produces MSGQYWRLVVLACVLAASPARAQESYVRVAVSPNTDATAVAGDSTAIHDFHMVLRDRERWGKPAPDVSGLAQYIAEDAVLLARFGEIFRGRQEILAWFQRMLGFGQIDNMRLTAGASRGMFYVTGRYRHLIHRPDGRGRFMEDLGSYAWVWERQKDGVWRIQSMMMVPEPNPGSPANPYQ